DNA from Flavobacteriales bacterium:
CGATCGGCCTGTGTCCGGCAGCTTCGTCGTTGGAGCGAGGTCGAAGAATGACGTGTTCCCCCTTACGGTCGAACACCTTGATGGTGGCCTCGTTGTCGACAAGCGCTACAACGATCTCGCCGGGGTTGGCATGGGCCTGCTGCCTCACCAGCACGAGATCACCAGGGTTGATCGGGATCGGCGCAGTATTCATGGAGGTGCCAAGGGCGCGCAGCAGAAAGTGCGTGTAACCGGGCTTGGCGATCCTTGTAGAGACCCTCACCCAGCCCTGTGGCTCCTGTTCCGCCAACGTGGGAAGACCGCATGCAGCAGACCCGACCAGAGGAACATCTACGGTGTGCGGCGTGGCAGCGCTCACCTCGTCGACCAATGAAATTTCTCCGTCCTCGTATTTCAGGAGATCCTTGTTCGCCAATCGTTGCAGCATCATCTGGACAGAGCGTGGCGAGTTGTACCCCACTACGTTGCCAATGGCACGCAGGGACGGAGCCTTACCGGTAGCCCGGAGGTAGTTCCGAATGAAGGTGAGTCCCTTGCGGTCTTGCTCGTCAGAGCTCATGTGTGCGTAATTTGTCGCCAAAGGTAAGGAAGAGGGTGGTCATATTGTCCACCTACATGACGATGTTGGTATAGAGGTGGTTGCCTCGGTCGAGTGAATGATTTTAGGAATGGTTCTCGGACAGTCGATTGACAGTCGGCCCCTACGCAACATCGTTTCGTTTGTTTCGTTTAACTTCGTGTCGCCCATCCCGCACGCCATGCCCGCCCTAGAGACCCCTACCCCCCCGCCCACGCGCTCCGAGCAGGAGGCCGCGCGGCGATCGTTCCCGGCGCTCGAGGAGTCGTTGAAGAGCCTGACCCGCAAGGACACCACGGAGATCGAGATCGAGGAGACCTCCCAGAAGATCACCGTGCCCACCATGGCGCTCCAGCTCCTCACGCGGATCCTGAAGGACCTGGGGGAGGGCCGCCCCGTGCAGATCGTCCCCATCGCCGCCGAAATGACCACGCAGGCCGCCGCCGAGATGCTCGGCTGTTCGCGACCGCATGTGGTGAAGCTGCTGGAGCAGGGCAAGATCCCCTTCACCAAGATCGGCAAGCACCGCCGCATCCGGTATGAGGATGTGATGAAGTACCGTCAGGCGATGAAGGAGGCGCAGAAGCAGCACCTCAAGGACATGATGCGCGACGACGAAGAGGCCGGGCTCTATGATACTTAGCGTTCGCTTCACGTGTGTCCTGGACACCAACGTCATCTACCCGGTCAACATCCGGGACCTGCTGCTGTGGTTCGCGCACTACGACCTCTTCACCGTGAAGTGGAGCAGCGGCATTTGCGAAGAGTGGATCAAGGTGATGCGCGCGAAGGGGGTTGATGAGCGAACGATCGCCAAGCGCATCCAACGCATGAGCGATGCCTTCCCGGATGCCCTCGTGGAGAACTACGATGGCCTAATCGAAGCCTTGCAGCTTCCAGATATGGACGACCGCCATGTGCTGGCCGCGGCGATCAAGGCCAACGCCAACCTGATCGTCACGAACAACCTGAGCGATTTCCCAGCCGCGGAGTTGGCCAAGTATGGGCTGGAAGCGAAGAGCGCCGATGACTTCCTCACGGACATCATCGACCTGAACCAGACGCGCGCATTGGAGGCCTTCAAGGAGCTGGTGGCGAATCGACGATCCCCGGAGCTCGACGCCTATCAGGTGCTGGACCAGTTCAGGAAGGTGGGCCTGAAGAACACGGCCGACTATCTCCATGCACTGCTGTGATGCATGATCGTAAGTGTTGCATTGAGCATGAGCGAATACCCTGCTGATCTCTGAAGCACCATGAAACCCGGAGCCAATAACGAACGCGTCTTCAAGATGCCCTTCGCCAGCGTGTATCCGCACTATGTGACGAAGGTGGAGAAGAAGGGACGCACGAAGGAGGAGCTGCACCAGGTCATCACGTGGCTCACGGGCTACGATGAGCAGGCGCTTCAGCAGATCATCGCCGACCAGACCGACTTCCGCACCTTCTTCGCCGAGGCCCGTCTGAACCCGAACACCACCAAGATCACCGGCGTGATCTGCGGCTACCGCGTGGAGGAGATCGCCGACCCGCTGATGCAGCAGATCCGCTACCTGGACAAGCTGGTGGATGAGCTGGCCAAGGGGAAGGCAATGGAGAAGATCTTGCGGGAATGACGCTGCGTGCGCTGGGTACTCATCGCGGTATCTGCTTCAGCAGCTCTTTCAATCGCTTATTGGTCAAGGTGGCCTGTTCGCTCTTGTCGTAGATCGCCAACAAATACACCTCTTCACGCACGGCCACCACACAGGTGATCACGCGCGCGCCGCCTGACTTCCCTGCGCCCTTTGACTTGATGGCCAAACGGATCTTGTAGCAACTGCTGCCGAGCGGCGTGCCCATGTGTGGTTCTTCCGCCAAAGCGTTGCCGAGTTCGGCCAGCTCGGACCTCAGGGACCGGTACTTCTTCGCAAGTCCCTTGAGTTCTTTGACGAACTCCGGGATCGGTATCACGTCAAAGCTCATCGAGCACCTCTTTCAAGGTCTTGAGCTTCCGTTTTCCGGCGATGTGCTCGTCCATTTCCTTGAACGCGCGGGTAAGACCCTTCACGAACTTCTCCTCCTGCGGGGTCATGGGCTTGCTCAGCTTGGGACGGCGGCTGGTGGTCGCTTTCGCCGCACGGCGCTTGGACGTCTTCGCCGTCGATGGCGCACGCCGCACCTCAACACCCTCGATCTCGTTCAGAATGTCGGTCACCAGCTTCTCCTTGCGGGGATCGGTGATGTTGACGAGCAGGAGTTTCATGGTCGTGTAAAGGTAATGCGACCATGGCCCGCAGTGCCATCGCTGCTCACGACCGGGGCTCTTCACTCCCAAAGATCACACGTATGGCGCGCGCACCAGCGTGCAGCGCTGATCGGGTTTCGGGGCTTAGAGTACGTGTTGCAAGGAAATGCTTGAACACGCTACTTGTAATACCATTGAATTCCAGGCCCGTACTAGCCGCTTTCCATTCCTCCTCCATCTCGGGGATCGGGCTTGGGTCTTGTTCATGTCGAAGCTGTTCGATCGCGTTGCGGACGATCTGAACTTCGTTGGCATAGGGTGTCTCTGCCATACTTACATATCTACTTCGGCTCCCACAACTCGATCTTGTTCCCCTCCGGGTCATACACCCACGCGAACCTGCCATAATCCTCGTCCATGCGCTTGGGGTCGATGCGCACGCCGGCGGCCTCGAGCTTCTGCAGCAGCCCATCGAGGTCCTGCACGCGCAGGTTGAGCATGAACTGTTGCTGGTCGTTCCCGAAGTAGTCGGTGTCGCGCTTGAAGGGCGAGAACACCGTGGGCCCGGCATCCTGCTGCCAGATGAAGCCCGCCTCCTCGTTGTTGATGCCGAAGTGCTCGAAGTACCACTTGGCGAGCGCCTTGTGGTCGTTGGCGCGGAAGAAGAGCCCGCCGATGCCGGTGACGTGTCGGGACATGGGATGTTTTCAGTAGGACCAAGGTAGCTCGGTGCACGGCTAAACCGCCTTGGCCTTCCGCACCACCTTTCTCTTCGCCGGCCGTTCCACCTTCTCGATGCTGCCATGCTTCTCGCCCATCATGCGACCCCACTTGGCGATCTCTTCCAGCAAGGGCAGCAATGTGCGGCCGTGTGGCGTGAGCGCGTATTCCACGCGCGGTGGAACTTCGGCATGCACCTTCCGGCTCACGAAGCCATCGCGCTCCAGCTGGCGCAATTGCATGGAGAGCATTTTCTCCGTTATGCCCGGGATCAGCTTGCGTAGGTCGCTGAAGCGCTTCTTGTCCTTGCGCAGGTACCACAGCACGATGGCCTTCCACTTACCGCCCACCAGCTCCATGGTGACATCCAGCGCGCAGTGATAGACGCGCCCGTGGAGCTTGATCCGGTACTCGTTGCCTTCGATGATCATGGTGTTGAAAAGTTGCTGCGGGATCCCGGCCTTGCAGCGGCGCCTAACCGGGCACCGGCAGCACATACTATCCTCCGTGACAGTCCTTGTGGAAAGTATAGAGGCCGGTCATCTTCGCATGGGCTAAGGAAACGAAACCAATACGCACAACCATGAAGATCGGTGTATTCGGAACGGGGGTGGTCGCACAGACCATCTCCGAGAAACTGGACAGCCTGGGGCACACGGTGGTGCTCGGCACGCGCAGCGTGGAGCAGAGCATGGCCCGGGCGGACAAGGACGGCTTCGGGCGTCCGCCGCTGAAGGACTGGCTGGCCGCGCACCCCACCGTGAAGCTTGGCACCTTCGCCGAAGCGGCCGCGCACGGCGAGCTGCTGGTGAACGCCACCAGCGGGCACGGCTCCATGGAGGCGCTGAAGCATGCCGGTGAGGCGAGCCTCAACGGCAAGGTGATGCTCGACATCGCCAACCCGCTCGACTTCTCGAAGGGCTTTCCCCCGAGCCTCTCGGTGTGCAACACGGACTCGCTGGGCGAGCAGCTGCAGCGCGCCTTCCCGCAGCTCAAGGTGGTGAAGGGCCTCAACACGCTCACCTGCTTCCTGATGGTGGCCCCGCGCCTGCTGCCGGAGGAGCATCACATGTTCCTCTGCGGCAATGATGCCGGCGCCAAGAGCGAGGTGCGTGCCCTGCTGCGTTCCTTCGGCTGGACCGATGCGGAGATGATCGACCTGGGCGACATCACCATGGCGCGCGGCACCGAGCAGCTGCTGCCGATCTGGGTACGGCTGTACGGCACCCTGCAGGACGCCATGTTCAACTTCCGCGTGGTGCGCATGGCGAAGCAGGCCTGAGCCCTTCGGGTGCAGGTCGTGAGGTGATGGTCGTCAGGCCGTAGCTTTGGCTTCGCAATCGGACCCGATGGCCAAGACCCTCTCCAAGCCCGCACCCGTAAAGGCCGACATCAACGGTCACAGCACGAACGGTTCAGCCAAGAAGGCCGAGCGCCTCCCCGTGATGAAGACCTACAAGATCTTCATCGGTGGCAAGTTCCCCCGCACCGAGAGCGGGCGCTACTATCAGCCGAAAGGCGCCGATGGCAAGCCGCTGGCCAATGTGTGCCGCAGCAGCCGCAAGGACGTGCGCGATGCCGTGGTGGCCGCGCGCGGGGCCGTGGGCGGCTGGGCGGGTCGCAGCGCCTTCAACCGCAGCCAGATCCTCTACCGCATCGGCGAGATGCTCGAGGGCCGCAGCGCGCAGTTCGTGCACGAGCTGGTGCTGCACGGCGCCACGCCCAAGCAGGCCGAGGCCGAGGTGGCCGCCGCCATCGACCGCTGGATCCACTACGCCGGCTGGTGCGACAAGTACCAGGCGCTCTTCAGCAGCGTGAACCCCACGAACTCTTCGCACTTCAACTTCAGCGTGTACGAGCCCACGGGCGTTGTGGGCATCCAGTGTGCAGGGAGCAACGGCCTCCTGGAGCTCGTGAGCCTGATCGCCCCCGTGATCGCCGGAGGCAACACCTGCGTGGTGGTGGCCAGTGAGAAGCATCCCCTGCCGGCGGTCACCTTCACCGAGGTGCTCGCCACCAGCGACCTGCCCGGCGGCGTGGTGAACCTGCTCACCGGCTTCCGCAGCGAACTGCTCAAGCCCCTGGTGGCGCACATGGACATCAACGCGGTCGTTGTGGCCGACGCTTCCAAGGAGGAGCGCACCATGCTCGATAGCGAGGCCACCTGCAACCTGAAGCGCGTGGTGTACCCGAAGGTGAGCGACTGGAATAGCGAGGAAGCACAGAGCCCCTACTTCATCCTCGACACCCAGGAAGTGAAGACCACCTGGCATCCGATCGAGCGCGGGCAGGGTGGGGGTGGGGGCTATTGAGCCATGAACCCCGTCAGCTGGGCCGACTTCGAAAAGGTCCACCTCAGTGTGGGCACCGTGCTGGCCGCGGAGGACCTGCCCAACGCCCGCAAGCCGGCCTATGTGCTCACCATCGACTTCGGTCCGCACGGGGTGAAGCGCAGCAGCGCGCAGATCACCAAGCATTACACCAAGGAGGAACTGATCGGGCGGCAGGTGGTGGCGGTGATCAACTTCCCGCCCAAGCAGATCGGCAGTGTGATGAGCGAGTGCCTCGTCACGGGTTTCCCCGACGCGAACGGCGATATCGTGCTCACGGCGGTGGAGCGGCCGCTGCCGAACGGGGCGCGGTTGATGTAGGCGGAGGACCGCTTGTTGAAAACCTGCCGCTTCATTCATGCTCCTCAATGCGCCGGTCGGATACCTTGCCGTCACGTTGAACCCTAATCCCTACGACTATGCCCGCCGTTGAAGCCTACTGCGTGAAGTGCAAAGCCAAGCGCGAAATGAAGGACGCCAAGCAAGTGGAAATGGCCAACGGCCGGAAAGCGATGAAGGGCGTGTGCCCCACCTGCGGCACCGGCATGTTCAAGATCCTGGGCAAATAGCCGGGATCAACACGGCCCGTTTCATGGATGTACGGCCGTGGATCTGCCGCCGCTGGACCTGCGGGTACCTTTGGCCGCATGCAGCATGAAGTGATGCCGTTCGTGGAGGCGGCCATCGAGGCGGCTTTTGCCGCTGGCCGTGAGATCCTTCAGGTCTACGGCACCGATTTCACCTCCGAGCAGAAGGCGGACAAGAGTCCGCTGACGGAGGCCGACAAGCGTGCCCATGCGGCCATCGCCGCCATCCTCGCCCGGACGGGGCTGCCGGTGCTCAGTGAGGAGGGGCGTGAGATGGACATGGCGGAGCGCCAGCGCTGGTCGCGGTACTGGCTGGTCGATCCGCTCGATGGCACCAAGGAATTCGTCAAGCGCAACGGGGAATTCACCGTGAATATCGCGTTGATGGAGCACGATGGCGCGCCGTCCGGGCCGCTGGGTGCGGCAAGGCCGATGGCCGGTGTGCTGTATGTGCCCGTAATGGACAGGCTCTACTTCGCGTGGCCGGGTGCCGGTGCGTACCGCCAGCAGGGCGCAGCAACCTGGGGCCCGGGCGGTGCGTATGAGCGGGCCGCCGCCAGCGAGCGATTGCCCGTGCCCCATTCCCGTGACGCCTATACCATCGTGGCCAGCCGGTCCCACCCGAGCCCGGAGACCGAGGCGTTCATCCAGCGCATGGAGCAGGAGCACGGCGCCGTTGCGCTCACCAGCATGGGCAGCGCGCTGAAGATCTGCCTGGTGGCCGAGGGAGCGGCCGATGCCTATCCGCGCTATGCACCCACCATGGAGTGGGACACGGCCGCCGGACACGCCATCGCCAACGAGGCGGGCTGTACGCTCATCGATGTGACCACCGGCGCCGCGATGCGCTACAACAAGCAATCACTGGTGAACAACTGGTTCATCGTCCAATAACACCAATCTGGCGCCGCGGGCAGCGGTGCGCGAAACATGGCCAAGAAGAACGGATCATCGAAGAAGCGGAAGGTGGCCCTGATCACCGGCGTCACCGGTCAGGACGGCGCCTACCTGAGCGAGCTCCTGCTGAACAAGGGCTACGAGGTGCACGGCGTGAAGCGCCGCAGCTCGCTCTTCAACACGGACCGCATCGACCACCTGTACCACGACATGCACGAGAAGGGCCGCCCCTTCCACCTGCACTACGGCGACCTCACCGACAGCGTCAACTGCCTGCGCCTGGTGCAGCAGATCCAGCCGGACGAGATCTACAACCTGGCCGCGATGAGCCATGTGCACGTGAGCTTCGAGATGCCCGAGTACACGGCCAACGCCGACGGCATCGGCACGCTGCGATTCCTGGAGGCCATCCGCATCCTGGGCCTCGAGAAGAAGACCAAGTTCTACCAGGCCTCCACCTCCGAGCTATACGGCGGTGTGCGTCCGCATGCGCAGAACGAGGAGACGCCGTTCCACCCGCGCAGTCCCTACGGTGTGGCCAAGCTGTACGGCTTCTGGATCACCAAGAACTACCGGGAGAGCTACGGCATCTTCGCCTGCAACGGCATCCTCTTCAACCACGAGAGCCCGCTGCGCGGCGAGACCTTCGTGACCCGCAAGATCACCCGCGCCGCGGCCAAGATCAAGCTGGGCCTGCAGGACACGCTCTACCTGGGCAACCTCGACGCCAAGCGCGACTGGGGCCACGCCAAGGACTACGTGGAGGGCATGTGGCTGATGCTGCAGGCGAAGAAGCCCGACGACTACGTGCTCGCCACCGGCAAGACCTACACCGTGCGCCACTTCGTGGACCTCGCCTTCGGCGAGGTGGGCATCAAGCTGGAGTGGAAGGGTAAGGGCGAGAAGGAGAAGGGGGTCGACAGGAAGTCCGGCAAGGTGCTCGTGGCCATCGACAAGCGCTACTACCGTCCCGCCGAGGTGGACCACCTGGAGGGCGACCCCACCAAGGCCATGCGCGAGCTGGGCTGGAAGCACAAGTACGACCTGAAGGCCCTGGTGAAGGAGATGATGGCCAGCGACCTGGAGCTCTTCAAGCGCGACGTGTACCTGAAGAAAGGCGGCCACAAGATCCTGCACGAACAGGAATGATGTACGGGCGCATCATGATGCGCCCCCACAGATCCTCTCATGAACAAACAAGACAAGATCTACGTGGCCGGCCACCGCGGCATGGTGGGCAGCGCCATCGTGCGCAAGCTGCAGGCCGAGGGCCACACCAACATCGTGGTGCGCACCAGCAAGGAGCTCGACCTGAAGGAGCAGCAGGCCGTGCGCGACTTCTTCGCCCAGGAGAAACCCGCGTACGTGTACCTCGCCGCGGCCAAGGTGGGAGGCATCCACGCCAACAACGTGTACCGCGCCCAGTTCCTTTACGAGAACCTGATGATCGAGGGCAACATCATCCACTCGGCCTACGAGAACGGGGTGAAGAAGCTGCTCTTCCTGGGCTCCTCGTGCATCTATCCGAAGATGGCTCCCCAGCCGCTGAAGGAGGAGAGCCTGCTCACCGGGCTGCTCGAGCAGACCAACGAGCCCTACGCCATCGCCAAGATCGCGGGCATCAAGCTGGCCGAGAGCTACCGCCGCCAGTACGGCTGCAACTTCATCAGCGCGATGCCCACGAACCTCTACGGGCCCAACGACAACTATGACCTCAACAACAGCCACGTGCTGCCGGCGCTCATCCGCAAGTTCCACACCGCCAAGGTGACGGGCGCGCCGAGCGTGGAGGTGTGGGGCACGGGCTCGCCCATGCGGGAGTTCCTGCACGTGGACGACCTCGCCGATGCCTGCTACTTCCTCATGAAGAACTACGACGAGGAGCTCTTCCTCAACATCGGCACGGGCGAGGACCTCACCATCAAGGCCCTGGCCGAGATGATCAAGGACATCGTGGGCTACACCGGAGAGCTGAAGTGGAACACCGAGAAGCCCGACGGCACGCCGCGCAAGCTGATGGACGTGAGCCGCCTGCACAACCTGGGCTGGAAGCACCGCATCGGGCTGCGCGAAGGCATCACCGCGGTGTACGCCGAGTTCGCCAAGAGCGAGTTGGCGAAGGCCTAGGGTGAGGCATCGAACCGAATGGAGCCCCGGGCGACCGGGGCTTCGCTTTTCCGGCGTAGGCTACCTTCGGCGGCCTTGCCATGGCGCGTTCCCCGCTGTTCTCCGTCCTCCTGCTGCTGATCGCCGGCGTCCTGCGCGCCCAGCAGAACGACGTGCCCTTGCAGCGCGACTTCGGCATCGACCTGGAGCGGAACGCCGCCCGCCGCGATGCCCGGATCCACACCGGCCTCAAGCCCGTGATCGAGAGCCGTGCCGACCTGCGCGGCGTGATGGGCCACCGGGTGGACAGCGCCCGGTACTACTACTGGATCACCACCAAGCTCTTCCGCGACCGGCTGCTGGTGATGCGCGAGGGGGACGTCGCCCTCAGCGTCGATCCCATCCTGAGCGTGGAATATGGCAGTGACCGGGGCGATCCCACGGCCTATGCCGATACGAACCAGTTCGCCTTCAGCACGCGGGGCTTCCTGATCCGGGGCGACCTTGGCAGCAAGGTCTCCTTCCAGACCATGTTCCACGAGAACCAGGGAAGGGTGCCGCAGTACCTCTTCCGGCGGGTGCTGGAGACCGGCGTGCTCCCCGGTCAGGGCCGTGTGAAGCTCGCCAACGGCAACGAACTCGATTACGGCTGGTCGCAGGGCGTGGTGAGCTGGACCCCGGCGGCCTGGGTGAACGTACAGGCAGGCCATGGCAAGCACTTCGTGGGGCACGGCTACCGCAGCGTGCTGCTCAGCGACAATGCCATGAACGCCCCCTTCCTCAAGCTCAGCCTGCTCAGCCCCAACAAGCGCTGGCAGTACACGGCTTGGTACACCAAGCTCATGCACGGCGTCACCCGCGACGACCGGTTGAACGCCGGCACCAGCAGCGAGACGCTGTTCGGCTGGATGCGCGGCACCTTCCACCACCTCTCCGTGGACCTCGGCCGTGTGCAGCTCGGGGTGTTCGAGGCCACGCTCTTCCGCAGCATCGGCGAGGACGGCGTGAAGCCCCTGGACCCGCTGGCCCTGAATCCCGTGATGGGCATCAATACGGCCGCGCTTGGGTTCGATGGCCTGAGCAGTTCGCTGGCGGGACTGGACCTGCGCCTGAAACTGACGGACAAGGCCTATGCCTACGGCCAGGTGGCCACCGATGGCCCAGGGCGCTACGCCTGGCAGGCCGGAGCCCGCGCCTTCGACCTGGGCCTGCCCGGCCTGCACCTGCAGGCCGAGTACAATGCCGCCACCGCTTTCATGTACATGGGCCAGCGGCCCGAGCAGGCCTACATGCACGGCGGCCAGGCGATGGCGAATCCGCTCGGCAATGCCTATGGCGAGGCGGTGGGCATCGTGGAATACGGCTACCGCCGCTGGATGCTGCGGGCGCAGGCCAGCCTGTCCGTCCGGACCGGCGATCCGGCCGATTCGCTCAACCTGGGCACCGACCTGGACAAGCCGGACACCGGAAGCGCCACGGAGGGCGAAGCCATCGAGCGCACGGTCTTCTTCCTGGATGCGAGCCTCTCCTGGCTGGTGAACCCGAACACCAACCTGCGGCTGATCGGGGGTTTCCGCCGCCGCGATGCCCCCGGGGCGAACGACATCTTCCAGAGCGGCTACTGGTACATCGGCGTGCATACCGTGCTCTTCAACCGCTATTACGACCTTTGAATCCGCCCTCCGCGACGTGGAACAGCACGGCTACATCCTGCTCCTGAGCTGCCTCACGGCCTTCGTGGTGGTGCTCTTCACCATGCCCTCGCTCATCAAGGTGGCGCGGATGAAGCACCTGGTCGACGAGCCCAGCGAGGCCCGCAAGCTGCATCACCGCAGCGTGCCCACCATCGGGGGCATCATCATCTTCGCCGCCATCATCTTCTCCTATGCGCTCTGGTTCCCCAAGGGCCAGGTGACGGACCCCGACGGCACGCCCTACCGGGAGCTCTATGCCGCCATGGGAGCGGCATACAACGACTTCAAGTTCGTCATCGCCGCACTCGTGCTCCTCTTCTTCATCGGCGTGAAGGACGACATCGTGGGCTTCTCGCCGGTGAAGAAGCTCGTGGGGCATATGATCGTGGGCTACATCCTGGTGGTGATGGCCGGCATCCGCATCACCGACATGCACGGGATCCTCGGCCTCTACGAGCTTCCGGAGGCCGCCAGCATCGCCTTCTCCTTCTTCGTCTACGTGGTGGTGGTGAACGGCATGAACCTCATCGATGGCGTGGATGGCCTTGCCGGAGGCGTGGGCCTCATCGCCTCGCTGGCCTACGGCACGTGGCTCTACCTCGCCGGCGACGTGGCGCTGGCGCTGCTGGCCTTCGTGCTGGCCGGAGCGCTGGCCGGATTCCTCGTGTTCAACCTGCATCCGGCGCGGGTCTTCATGGGCGACAGCGGGTCCCTGATCATCGGCGCCGTGCTGTCCGTGCTGGCCATGAAGGTGGTGGACCATGACACCTCAAGGCTGCCCGACAACCTCCGGCTGCTGCCCACGCCCCTCTTCGCCATGTCGGTGCTGGCCTATCCGCTGGTGGACACGCTGCGCGTCTTCGTGGTGCGCATGGCGCGCGGCATTTCGCCTTTCGCGGCCGACCGCAACCACATCCATCACCGGCTCCTGGCGCTGGGGCTGGGCCATCGCGGCACCACCTGGGCCATCTACGGCTATGTGGTGGCGGTGATCGCCCTGAGCCTGGTGACGCGGAAGTGGCAGCCGAATGTGGGCCTGATGGTACTGGGCACCACGGCGATGGCCTTGGCGCTGCTGCCCTTCGCCTGGCCCAAGCCGGAAAAGGCATGAGGGGCTTCGCCGGTGCATGGGCCCTTGCGGCCGCGCTTGTGGCGCAAGGCCAGGCCGGGTGGATGCCGCTGAGCCGAGAAGTGGAGCGCCCCTTCGCTGCGGCGCTGCAGGCCGTAGGCTCGCCGGCGCATACCGCGATCCGCCCCTACCGCCTCACGGACCTGCGGCAGGCCGACCCACAGGATAGCCTTCGCCCTGCGGCCTGGCTGCCTGCCCTCGACCGCTGGTCGGGCGCCCGGAACGGCCGCCGGTTCCGCTGGGGGCCGCTGCTCGACCTCTCCGGCAACCTGGGCCTGGACTCCGCCTCCGTCATCGGCCACCGCGCCGGAGCGGGCTTCTGGATGGAACAGGACATCGGCGCCCGGCTCACCCTGCATGCCGACGCCCAAGGCTGGTCCGAGCGCCTCCCGGGCTACCTCGACACCTTGGCCCGCGCCACGCAGGTCACCACCGGGGAAGGCTATGCATTCAGCGATGGGGCCGGTTTCGCGCATTACGATTGGAACGCGCAGGTCAGCTGGGACCCGGGCAAGTACTTCAACCTCACCCTTGGGCGCGGCAAGAATGCGTTCGGTGAAGGCCATCGCTCGCTCTTCCTCAGCAGCGAGGCCACCAGCTATCCCTTCCTGCGCATCACCACCACGGCCTGGCGCTTCAAGTACGTGAACCTCTTCACGGTGATGAACGACATCCGCGGAGCGGGGGGCGTCTCCACGCGCTTCGAGCGGAAGTACGCCAGCATGCACTACCTCTCGGTGAATGCGCACCGGCGCATCAACCTTGCCCTCTTCGAGGCCATCGTTTGGAGCCGGGGAGACAGCCTCTATCCGCGGGGCTTCGACGTCAACTACCTGAATCCGGTGATCTTCTACCGTCCGGTGGAGTACAGCGTGGGCTCCCCGGATAACGCCTTGCTCGGTTTCGCGGTGAACATCAAGGTGGGCCGTTCGGGCCTGCTCTACAGCCAGCTCATGCTGGATGAGTTCCTGCTGCGCGAGGTGCGCGCGGGCGATGGCTGGTATGCCAATAAGCAAGCCGTGCAGCTGGGCTTCGTGGCGCGCGAGGCCTTCCGGGTGCCAGGGCTGATGCTGCGGGCGGAATGGAACATGGTGCGACCCTTCATGTACACCCACAGCGATACGCGGCAGAACTACGCCCACATGGGGCAGCCGCTGACGCATCCCTACGGGTCCAATTTCCAGGAGGCCATCGCGCAGGGCGAATGGTCGCGCGAGCGCTGGCTCCTAGGGGTGCGGGCCAGCATGGCCTGGCTGGGGCGGGACACCCTGGAGAGCTTCGGCAACAGCATCTTCCGGCCGGAGACGGAGCGCCCCACCGTGGCCTCGGGGGCTTTCCGCAGCTATGGCTACCGCATCGGCATGCTGGAGGAGTACTCCCTCTTCCACGGCGAGCTGCGCGCGGGCTGGCTGGTGGATCCCGCGTCGGCCAC
Protein-coding regions in this window:
- a CDS encoding DUF5679 domain-containing protein, producing MPAVEAYCVKCKAKREMKDAKQVEMANGRKAMKGVCPTCGTGMFKILGK
- a CDS encoding PIN domain-containing protein, with the translated sequence MILSVRFTCVLDTNVIYPVNIRDLLLWFAHYDLFTVKWSSGICEEWIKVMRAKGVDERTIAKRIQRMSDAFPDALVENYDGLIEALQLPDMDDRHVLAAAIKANANLIVTNNLSDFPAAELAKYGLEAKSADDFLTDIIDLNQTRALEAFKELVANRRSPELDAYQVLDQFRKVGLKNTADYLHALL
- a CDS encoding helix-turn-helix domain-containing protein; translation: MPALETPTPPPTRSEQEAARRSFPALEESLKSLTRKDTTEIEIEETSQKITVPTMALQLLTRILKDLGEGRPVQIVPIAAEMTTQAAAEMLGCSRPHVVKLLEQGKIPFTKIGKHRRIRYEDVMKYRQAMKEAQKQHLKDMMRDDEEAGLYDT
- a CDS encoding DUF2200 domain-containing protein, translating into MKPGANNERVFKMPFASVYPHYVTKVEKKGRTKEELHQVITWLTGYDEQALQQIIADQTDFRTFFAEARLNPNTTKITGVICGYRVEEIADPLMQQIRYLDKLVDELAKGKAMEKILRE
- the lexA gene encoding transcriptional repressor LexA is translated as MSSDEQDRKGLTFIRNYLRATGKAPSLRAIGNVVGYNSPRSVQMMLQRLANKDLLKYEDGEISLVDEVSAATPHTVDVPLVGSAACGLPTLAEQEPQGWVRVSTRIAKPGYTHFLLRALGTSMNTAPIPINPGDLVLVRQQAHANPGEIVVALVDNEATIKVFDRKGEHVILRPRSNDEAAGHRPIVVTDDLMIQGLVIAALPDALNDE
- a CDS encoding VOC family protein, whose product is MSRHVTGIGGLFFRANDHKALAKWYFEHFGINNEEAGFIWQQDAGPTVFSPFKRDTDYFGNDQQQFMLNLRVQDLDGLLQKLEAAGVRIDPKRMDEDYGRFAWVYDPEGNKIELWEPK
- a CDS encoding aldehyde dehydrogenase family protein, whose translation is MAKTLSKPAPVKADINGHSTNGSAKKAERLPVMKTYKIFIGGKFPRTESGRYYQPKGADGKPLANVCRSSRKDVRDAVVAARGAVGGWAGRSAFNRSQILYRIGEMLEGRSAQFVHELVLHGATPKQAEAEVAAAIDRWIHYAGWCDKYQALFSSVNPTNSSHFNFSVYEPTGVVGIQCAGSNGLLELVSLIAPVIAGGNTCVVVASEKHPLPAVTFTEVLATSDLPGGVVNLLTGFRSELLKPLVAHMDINAVVVADASKEERTMLDSEATCNLKRVVYPKVSDWNSEEAQSPYFILDTQEVKTTWHPIERGQGGGGGY
- a CDS encoding NAD(P)-binding domain-containing protein, whose protein sequence is MKIGVFGTGVVAQTISEKLDSLGHTVVLGTRSVEQSMARADKDGFGRPPLKDWLAAHPTVKLGTFAEAAAHGELLVNATSGHGSMEALKHAGEASLNGKVMLDIANPLDFSKGFPPSLSVCNTDSLGEQLQRAFPQLKVVKGLNTLTCFLMVAPRLLPEEHHMFLCGNDAGAKSEVRALLRSFGWTDAEMIDLGDITMARGTEQLLPIWVRLYGTLQDAMFNFRVVRMAKQA
- a CDS encoding type II toxin-antitoxin system RelE/ParE family toxin; amino-acid sequence: MSFDVIPIPEFVKELKGLAKKYRSLRSELAELGNALAEEPHMGTPLGSSCYKIRLAIKSKGAGKSGGARVITCVVAVREEVYLLAIYDKSEQATLTNKRLKELLKQIPR
- a CDS encoding winged helix-turn-helix transcriptional regulator; protein product: MIIEGNEYRIKLHGRVYHCALDVTMELVGGKWKAIVLWYLRKDKKRFSDLRKLIPGITEKMLSMQLRQLERDGFVSRKVHAEVPPRVEYALTPHGRTLLPLLEEIAKWGRMMGEKHGSIEKVERPAKRKVVRKAKAV
- a CDS encoding tRNA-binding protein, yielding MNPVSWADFEKVHLSVGTVLAAEDLPNARKPAYVLTIDFGPHGVKRSSAQITKHYTKEELIGRQVVAVINFPPKQIGSVMSECLVTGFPDANGDIVLTAVERPLPNGARLM